The Pseudomonas iranensis genome includes a window with the following:
- a CDS encoding protein YgfX — protein sequence MSSPSNTFECRWHASRQLLAAYLLAQAFAMGSLCLLSIPLWASLLGACACALHGFWVLPRQILLNHPKAFCGLRRDGDGWQVWNQADGWQAVQLRPDSLALPLIVVLRFRLRGEWRVRSICVPRDSQAADLHRRLRVRLKFSRRRWAAPE from the coding sequence GTGTCCAGCCCAAGTAATACGTTCGAATGCCGCTGGCATGCCTCGCGGCAGTTGCTGGCGGCGTATCTGTTGGCCCAGGCGTTCGCCATGGGTTCGTTGTGTCTGCTGTCGATTCCGCTCTGGGCCAGTCTGCTCGGCGCTTGCGCCTGTGCGCTGCACGGTTTTTGGGTGCTGCCACGTCAGATTCTGCTGAACCACCCGAAAGCATTCTGCGGGTTGCGGCGCGACGGCGATGGCTGGCAGGTGTGGAATCAGGCTGATGGCTGGCAAGCAGTGCAATTGCGCCCGGACAGTCTGGCGCTGCCATTGATCGTGGTGCTGCGCTTTCGTTTGCGAGGAGAGTGGCGGGTCAGGTCGATCTGCGTGCCACGTGACTCGCAGGCGGCGGATCTGCACCGACGCCTGCGAGTGCGGCTCAAGTTCAGCCGGCGTAGGTGGGCGGCACCAGAATAG
- the nadB gene encoding L-aspartate oxidase: MSQQFQHDVLVIGSGAAGLTLALTLPGHLRIAVLSKGDLANGSTFWAQGGVAAVLDDTDTVESHVDDTLNAGGGLCHEDAVRFTVEHSREAIQWLIDQGVPFTRDEQSGTEDGGFEFHLTREGGHSHRRIIHAADATGAAIFKTLLAQAKERANIELLEQRVAVDLITERRLGLEGDRCLGAYVLNRATGEVDTYGARFVILASGGAAKVYLYTSNPDGACGDGIAMAWRSGCRVANLEFNQFHPTCLYHPQAKSFLITEALRGEGAHLKLPNGERFMYRFDKRAELAPRDIVARAIDHEMKRLGVDCVYLDISHKPESFVKAHFPTVYERCLGFGIDITKQPIPVVPAAHYTCGGVMVDQHGRTDVPGLYAIGETSFTGLHGANRMASNSLLECFVYARSAAADILAQLDEVAAPNALPVWDASQVTDSDEDVIIAHNWDELRRFMWDYVGIVRTNKRLQRAQHRVRLLLDEIDEFYSNYKVSRDLIELRNLAQVAELMISSAMERKESRGLHYTLDYPDMLPEALDTILVPPTYAG, translated from the coding sequence ATGAGCCAACAGTTCCAACACGATGTTCTGGTGATTGGCAGCGGTGCTGCCGGTTTGACTCTCGCTTTGACCTTGCCCGGTCATCTGCGCATTGCCGTATTGAGCAAAGGCGATCTCGCCAACGGTTCGACATTCTGGGCCCAGGGCGGCGTTGCCGCCGTGCTCGATGATACCGACACTGTCGAATCCCACGTCGACGACACCCTCAATGCGGGCGGCGGCTTGTGCCATGAAGACGCCGTACGCTTTACTGTCGAGCACAGCCGCGAAGCCATTCAATGGCTGATCGACCAAGGCGTGCCGTTCACCCGCGACGAACAGTCCGGCACTGAAGACGGTGGTTTCGAATTTCACCTGACCCGCGAAGGTGGCCACAGCCATCGACGGATCATCCATGCTGCCGACGCCACCGGCGCGGCGATCTTCAAAACCTTGCTGGCCCAGGCCAAAGAGCGCGCGAACATCGAATTGCTGGAACAGCGCGTCGCCGTTGATCTGATCACCGAGCGCCGCTTAGGCCTGGAAGGCGACCGCTGCCTCGGTGCCTACGTGCTGAATCGCGCCACCGGCGAAGTCGACACCTACGGCGCACGGTTCGTGATTCTGGCTTCGGGCGGCGCAGCCAAGGTCTACCTTTATACCAGCAACCCCGACGGCGCCTGCGGTGACGGCATCGCCATGGCCTGGCGTTCCGGTTGCCGGGTGGCGAACCTGGAATTCAACCAGTTCCACCCGACCTGCCTGTATCACCCGCAAGCCAAGAGTTTCCTGATCACTGAAGCGTTGCGTGGCGAAGGCGCGCATTTGAAGCTGCCCAACGGCGAGCGCTTCATGTATCGCTTCGACAAACGCGCGGAGTTGGCGCCTCGTGACATTGTCGCGCGGGCCATCGACCATGAAATGAAGCGTCTGGGTGTCGACTGCGTATACCTCGACATCAGCCACAAGCCAGAATCGTTCGTCAAAGCTCACTTCCCGACTGTTTATGAGCGCTGCCTGGGCTTCGGCATCGACATCACCAAACAACCGATCCCGGTGGTCCCCGCTGCGCACTACACCTGTGGCGGGGTGATGGTCGATCAGCACGGTCGCACCGACGTGCCCGGCCTCTATGCTATCGGCGAAACCAGTTTCACCGGTCTGCACGGTGCCAATCGCATGGCCAGCAACTCACTTCTGGAATGCTTCGTTTATGCCCGTTCGGCAGCGGCGGACATTCTCGCGCAACTTGATGAGGTCGCGGCGCCAAACGCCCTGCCCGTCTGGGATGCCAGCCAGGTGACCGACTCGGATGAAGACGTGATCATCGCGCACAACTGGGACGAATTGCGGCGGTTCATGTGGGACTACGTCGGCATCGTGCGCACCAACAAGCGCCTGCAACGAGCGCAGCACCGGGTGCGTCTGCTGCTGGATGAGATCGATGAGTTTTACAGCAACTACAAAGTCAGCCGAGACCTGATCGAGTTGCGCAACCTGGCACAGGTTGCCGAATTGATGATCAGCTCAGCCATGGAACGCAAGGAAAGTCGCGGGCTGCATTACACCCTCGACTATCCGGATATGCTGCCCGAAGCGCTCGACACTATTCTGGTGCCGCCCACCTACGCCGGCTGA
- a CDS encoding succinate dehydrogenase assembly factor 2 translates to MVEQVELNRLFWHSRRGMLELDVLLVPFVQEVYPHLNQVDRDLYVRLLTCEDQDMFGWFMERSESEDPELQRMVRMILDRVQPK, encoded by the coding sequence ATGGTCGAACAAGTTGAACTGAATCGCCTCTTTTGGCACAGCCGTCGCGGCATGCTTGAGCTTGACGTGCTGCTGGTGCCGTTCGTGCAGGAGGTCTATCCGCACCTCAATCAAGTGGATCGTGATCTGTACGTGCGTTTGCTGACCTGTGAGGATCAGGACATGTTCGGCTGGTTCATGGAGCGCAGCGAGTCGGAAGATCCGGAGCTGCAACGCATGGTCCGGATGATTCTGGATCGTGTCCAGCCCAAGTAA
- a CDS encoding sigma-E factor negative regulatory protein, with the protein MSREALQESLSAVMDNEADELELRRVLSALDDVDTRETWARYQIARAAMHKDLLLPRLDIAAAVSAALEDETAPAKVSRSPWRNLGRLAVAASVTVAVLAGVRLYNQDEIAGVELAQQSNQPTLATPQVKGPAVLAGYSESSEATGPMANGVLQGQPGWHDQRLPGYLRQHAQQAALKGTESALPYARAASLENR; encoded by the coding sequence ATGAGTCGTGAAGCCCTGCAGGAATCGCTGTCCGCAGTGATGGATAACGAAGCGGACGAACTGGAATTGCGTCGAGTGCTCAGCGCACTGGATGATGTTGATACCCGTGAGACCTGGGCTCGTTACCAGATCGCTCGGGCAGCCATGCACAAGGATCTGCTGCTTCCGCGTCTGGATATCGCTGCGGCAGTGTCTGCTGCGCTGGAAGACGAAACGGCTCCGGCCAAAGTATCCCGCAGCCCATGGCGTAACCTGGGTCGCCTCGCTGTTGCCGCTTCGGTAACCGTGGCCGTTCTGGCCGGTGTTCGCCTGTACAACCAGGACGAAATCGCCGGTGTTGAGCTGGCCCAACAGTCGAATCAGCCTACTCTGGCCACTCCACAGGTCAAAGGTCCGGCAGTTCTGGCTGGTTACAGCGAAAGCTCGGAAGCGACTGGCCCTATGGCCAACGGCGTTCTGCAAGGTCAGCCAGGCTGGCATGATCAGCGTCTGCCAGGCTACCTGCGTCAGCACGCTCAGCAGGCTGCGCTCAAAGGAACTGAAAGCGCGCTGCCATACGCACGTGCCGCAAGCCTGGAAAACCGTTAA
- the rpoE gene encoding RNA polymerase sigma factor RpoE yields the protein MLTQEEDQQLVERVQRGDKRAFDLLVLKYQHKILGLIVRFVHDTHEAQDVAQEAFIKAYRALGNFRGDSAFYTWLYRIAINTAKNYLVSRGRRPPDSDVSSEDAEFYDGDHGLKDLESPERALLRDEIEGTVHRTIQQLPEDLRTALTLREFDGLSYEDIASVMQCPVGTVRSRIFRAREAIDKALQPLLQEN from the coding sequence ATGCTAACCCAGGAAGAGGATCAGCAGCTGGTCGAACGCGTACAGCGTGGCGACAAGCGAGCTTTCGATCTGCTGGTGCTGAAATATCAGCACAAAATTCTCGGGTTGATCGTGCGTTTTGTGCACGACACCCATGAAGCCCAGGACGTTGCTCAGGAAGCCTTTATCAAGGCGTATCGGGCACTTGGAAATTTCCGCGGTGACAGTGCGTTTTATACGTGGCTGTACCGTATTGCCATTAATACGGCAAAGAACTACCTGGTTTCCCGCGGCCGTCGGCCGCCGGATAGCGATGTAAGTTCAGAGGATGCAGAGTTCTACGATGGCGATCACGGCCTCAAGGATCTCGAATCTCCGGAACGTGCATTGCTGCGGGATGAGATCGAAGGCACTGTCCATCGGACCATCCAGCAACTGCCAGAGGATTTGCGTACGGCTTTAACTTTACGTGAATTCGATGGTCTGAGTTACGAGGACATTGCGAGCGTCATGCAGTGTCCGGTGGGTACCGTGCGCTCCCGGATTTTCCGCGCTCGGGAGGCCATCGACAAAGCCCTGCAACCGTTGTTGCAGGAAAACTGA
- a CDS encoding response regulator produces MRVLLVEDHLQLAESVAQALKSTGLTVDVLHDGVAADLALGSEEYAVAILDVGLPRMDGFEVLARLRARGKNLPVLMLTARSDVKDRVHGLNLGADDYLAKPFELTELEARVKALLRRSVLGGERQQRCGVLAYDLDTRRFTLGDELLTLTSREQAVLEALIARPGRVMSKEQLAAQVFGLDEEASPDAIEIYVHRLRKKLDGQPVAIVTFRGLGYLLESRDA; encoded by the coding sequence ATGCGTGTCCTGCTCGTCGAAGACCATCTGCAACTGGCCGAAAGCGTGGCTCAGGCGCTCAAGAGCACCGGTCTGACGGTGGATGTGTTGCACGATGGCGTGGCCGCCGACTTGGCGCTGGGCAGTGAGGAATATGCCGTGGCGATCCTCGATGTCGGCCTGCCGCGCATGGACGGTTTCGAGGTGCTGGCGCGGCTGCGTGCGCGGGGCAAGAACCTGCCGGTGTTAATGCTGACCGCGCGCAGTGACGTCAAGGATCGCGTGCATGGCCTCAATCTCGGTGCTGACGACTACCTGGCCAAGCCGTTTGAGCTGACGGAACTGGAAGCGCGGGTCAAAGCCTTGCTGCGCCGCAGTGTGCTGGGCGGCGAGCGTCAGCAGCGCTGTGGTGTGCTGGCTTACGACCTCGACACAAGGCGCTTCACCCTCGGCGACGAACTGCTGACCCTCACCTCCCGCGAGCAAGCTGTCCTGGAAGCGTTGATCGCGCGGCCGGGGCGAGTAATGAGCAAAGAGCAACTGGCCGCGCAGGTGTTCGGCCTCGACGAAGAAGCCAGCCCCGACGCCATCGAAATCTACGTGCACCGCTTGCGCAAGAAGCTCGATGGCCAGCCCGTGGCCATCGTCACCTTCCGTGGCCTCGGCTATCTGCTGGAAAGCCGCGATGCATAA
- a CDS encoding tripartite tricarboxylate transporter permease, which yields MDTLGYLGQGFGVALSPYNLVTALCGTLIGTVVGLLPGLGPINGVALLIPIAFALGLPPESALILLAAVYLGCEYGGRISSILLNIPGEASTVMTTLDGYPMARKGMAGVALSLSAWSSFIGAFIATCGMVLFAPLLAKWAIAFGPAEYFVLMVFAIVCLGGMAGDRPLKTFIAALIGLFLSTVGIDANSGVYRFTGDNIHLTDGIQFVVLVLGLFSISEILLLLEKTHHGQEAVKATGRMMFNFKEAASVFVVNVRCGVLGFIMGVLPGAGATLASAVAYMTEKRIAGSSGKFGEGDPRGLAAPETAIGGAACGALVPMLTLGVPGSGTTAVMIGALSLYNITPGPLLFQQQPDIVWGLIASLFIANVMLVILNIPMIRVFTRILAVPNWALVPIIAIITGIGVYAVHATTFDLFLMIGIGIFGYILRKLDFPLSPLLLGFILGGLMEQNLRRALSISNGALEILWSSPITFGCWILTAIMLLMPLIRIWRKRSAARRVIADV from the coding sequence ATGGATACCCTTGGCTATTTGGGTCAGGGCTTCGGCGTCGCGCTGAGCCCGTACAACCTGGTGACCGCACTGTGCGGCACCCTGATCGGCACCGTCGTCGGCCTGTTGCCGGGCCTTGGTCCGATCAACGGCGTGGCGTTGCTGATTCCGATCGCGTTCGCGCTCGGCCTGCCGCCGGAGTCGGCGCTGATCCTGCTCGCGGCGGTGTATCTGGGCTGCGAATACGGCGGCCGGATCAGCTCGATCCTGCTGAACATTCCGGGTGAAGCTTCCACCGTCATGACCACCCTCGACGGCTACCCGATGGCCCGCAAAGGTATGGCCGGTGTCGCGCTGTCACTGTCGGCGTGGAGTTCGTTCATCGGCGCGTTCATCGCCACCTGCGGCATGGTCCTGTTTGCGCCGCTGCTGGCGAAATGGGCGATTGCCTTCGGACCGGCGGAATACTTCGTGCTGATGGTGTTCGCGATTGTCTGTCTCGGCGGCATGGCCGGTGATCGACCGTTGAAGACCTTTATTGCGGCGCTGATCGGTCTGTTCCTTTCCACCGTCGGCATCGACGCCAACAGTGGCGTGTACCGTTTCACCGGCGACAACATTCACCTGACCGACGGCATTCAGTTCGTTGTGCTGGTGCTGGGTCTGTTCTCGATCAGCGAAATCCTTCTGCTGCTGGAAAAAACCCACCACGGCCAGGAAGCGGTGAAAGCCACCGGCCGGATGATGTTCAACTTCAAGGAAGCGGCGTCGGTTTTCGTCGTCAACGTGCGCTGCGGCGTGCTCGGTTTCATCATGGGCGTGCTGCCCGGTGCCGGCGCAACGCTCGCCAGTGCCGTGGCCTACATGACCGAGAAACGCATCGCTGGCTCCAGCGGCAAATTCGGTGAAGGCGACCCCCGTGGTCTGGCCGCGCCGGAAACCGCTATCGGCGGCGCGGCGTGCGGCGCTCTCGTTCCGATGCTGACCCTCGGCGTTCCGGGTTCGGGTACCACCGCAGTGATGATCGGCGCGCTGTCGCTGTACAACATCACCCCGGGTCCACTGCTGTTCCAACAGCAACCGGACATCGTCTGGGGCCTGATCGCGTCGTTGTTCATCGCCAACGTGATGCTGGTGATCCTCAACATCCCAATGATCCGCGTATTCACCCGCATCCTCGCCGTGCCGAACTGGGCGCTGGTGCCGATCATCGCGATCATCACCGGGATCGGCGTTTACGCGGTGCACGCGACCACCTTCGATCTGTTCCTGATGATCGGTATCGGCATCTTCGGTTACATCCTGCGCAAGCTGGATTTCCCGCTGTCGCCGCTGCTGCTGGGCTTCATCCTCGGTGGCCTGATGGAGCAGAACCTGCGTCGCGCCCTGTCGATCTCCAATGGCGCGCTGGAGATTCTCTGGTCGAGTCCGATCACCTTCGGTTGCTGGATCCTCACCGCGATCATGCTGCTGATGCCGCTGATCCGCATCTGGCGCAAGCGTTCGGCGGCACGGCGCGTCATTGCCGATGTTTGA
- a CDS encoding Bug family tripartite tricarboxylate transporter substrate binding protein — protein sequence MNVSLRKVALAAGAMLFAGQLMAEPKRPECIAPASPGGGFDLTCKLVQSALVNQKLLSKPMRVTYMPGGVGAVAYNAVVAQRPADAGTLVAWSSGSLLNLAQGKFGRFDETNVRWLAAVGTSYGAIAVKSDSPYKTLDDLVQALKKDPGSVVIGSGGTVGSQDWMQTALIAKAAGINPRELRYVALEGGGEIATALLGGHIQVGSTDISDSMPHIQSGDMRLLAVFSDKRLDEPEMKDIPTAREQGYDIVWPVVRGFYLGPKVSDEDYAWWKDSFDKLLASDEFAKLRDQRELFPFAMTGPELDTYVKKQVADYKVLAKEFGLIQ from the coding sequence ATGAACGTATCACTGCGTAAAGTTGCTCTCGCCGCTGGCGCGATGCTGTTTGCCGGCCAACTCATGGCCGAGCCGAAACGTCCCGAATGCATCGCCCCCGCCTCCCCCGGCGGTGGTTTCGACCTGACCTGCAAACTGGTGCAGAGCGCACTGGTCAACCAGAAGCTGTTGAGCAAACCGATGCGCGTGACCTACATGCCCGGCGGTGTCGGCGCGGTGGCATACAACGCAGTAGTGGCGCAACGTCCGGCGGATGCCGGAACGCTGGTGGCGTGGTCGAGCGGTTCGCTGTTGAACCTGGCCCAGGGCAAGTTCGGCCGCTTCGATGAAACCAACGTGCGCTGGCTCGCGGCCGTCGGCACCAGCTACGGCGCCATCGCAGTGAAAAGCGATTCGCCCTACAAGACCCTCGACGATCTCGTTCAGGCGTTGAAGAAAGATCCAGGCTCGGTGGTTATCGGCTCCGGCGGCACCGTCGGCAGCCAGGACTGGATGCAGACCGCACTGATCGCCAAGGCTGCCGGGATCAACCCGCGCGAACTGCGTTACGTGGCACTCGAAGGCGGTGGTGAAATCGCCACGGCCCTGCTCGGCGGCCACATCCAGGTCGGCAGTACCGACATCTCCGACTCCATGCCGCACATCCAGAGTGGTGACATGCGTCTGCTCGCGGTGTTCTCGGACAAGCGTCTCGACGAACCGGAAATGAAGGACATCCCGACCGCTCGTGAGCAAGGCTACGACATCGTCTGGCCAGTGGTGCGCGGCTTCTACCTCGGGCCAAAAGTCAGCGACGAAGACTACGCCTGGTGGAAAGATTCGTTCGACAAACTGCTGGCGTCCGACGAGTTCGCCAAGCTGCGCGATCAGCGTGAGCTGTTCCCGTTCGCCATGACTGGCCCGGAGCTGGACACCTACGTGAAGAAGCAGGTCGCCGACTACAAAGTGCTGGCCAAAGAGTTCGGCCTGATCCAGTGA
- the ygfZ gene encoding CAF17-like 4Fe-4S cluster assembly/insertion protein YgfZ: MADSAFFCTLSHEGVLAVRGADAGKFLQGQLTCNINYLSDTRASLGARCTQKGRMQSSFRILLEGDGVVMAMASELLEPQLADLKKYAVFSKSKLTDESAAWVRFGLAHGDAALTSLGLALPAETDSVVRNEGLIAIRVSPERAELWVPAAQAPNIQSQLSATLAEGELNQWLLGQIRAGIGQVMPSTRELFIPQMLNLQAVGGVSFKKGCYTGQEIVARMQYLGKLKRRLYRLHLDAAELPEPGTQLFAPSHNSSIGEVVLAANAEGNIELLAVLQAEAAEAGDLRLGALEGPALHVLDLPYELDRDREIQR; this comes from the coding sequence ATGGCCGATTCTGCTTTTTTCTGCACCCTGTCTCATGAAGGCGTACTCGCGGTTCGCGGTGCGGACGCCGGAAAATTCCTGCAAGGCCAGTTGACCTGCAATATCAATTACCTGAGCGACACCCGCGCCAGCCTCGGCGCCCGCTGCACGCAGAAAGGCCGGATGCAGTCGAGCTTCCGCATCCTGCTTGAGGGCGACGGCGTGGTGATGGCGATGGCCAGCGAGCTGCTCGAGCCGCAACTGGCCGACCTGAAAAAGTACGCAGTGTTCTCCAAATCGAAACTGACCGATGAAAGCGCCGCCTGGGTGCGCTTCGGTCTGGCACATGGCGATGCAGCCCTGACCAGCCTCGGTCTGGCACTGCCGGCCGAAACCGACAGCGTTGTACGCAATGAAGGCCTGATCGCAATTCGCGTTTCGCCCGAGCGCGCCGAACTCTGGGTGCCTGCCGCTCAGGCGCCAAACATTCAAAGCCAACTGTCCGCCACGCTGGCTGAGGGCGAACTGAATCAATGGCTGCTGGGCCAGATCCGCGCCGGTATCGGTCAGGTCATGCCTTCCACTCGCGAACTGTTCATCCCGCAGATGCTCAATCTGCAGGCGGTCGGCGGGGTGAGCTTCAAGAAAGGTTGCTACACCGGCCAGGAAATCGTTGCGCGCATGCAGTACCTGGGCAAGCTCAAGCGGCGCCTGTACCGCCTGCACCTCGACGCAGCCGAGTTGCCGGAGCCCGGCACTCAACTGTTTGCCCCCAGCCACAACAGCTCGATCGGCGAAGTGGTGCTGGCGGCCAATGCCGAGGGAAACATTGAACTCCTGGCCGTGTTGCAGGCCGAAGCTGCCGAAGCCGGTGATTTGCGTCTGGGCGCCCTCGAAGGCCCCGCGTTGCACGTGCTCGACCTGCCTTACGAACTGGATCGCGACCGCGAAATCCAGCGTTGA
- a CDS encoding tripartite tricarboxylate transporter TctB family protein, with protein sequence MLIQRIFASVLLLVCAGLALMAWPYQAAFSYEPVGPRAFPLLMLGLMGLALLYMVFRPAPIKHNPDEPPLDRETLTKIGLCVVLLLVFAGTFEPLGFIVASIITGVPMARLYGGRWLPSVVIISLMAVGLYLLFDRLMDVPLPLGLLSVLEN encoded by the coding sequence ATGCTTATTCAACGCATTTTCGCCTCGGTGTTACTGCTGGTGTGTGCCGGCCTGGCACTGATGGCGTGGCCGTACCAAGCGGCTTTTTCCTATGAACCGGTCGGCCCGCGCGCCTTTCCGCTGCTGATGCTCGGCCTGATGGGGCTGGCGCTGCTGTACATGGTGTTTCGCCCGGCGCCGATCAAACACAACCCGGATGAGCCGCCGCTGGATCGCGAAACCCTGACCAAGATCGGTCTGTGCGTGGTGTTGCTGCTGGTGTTCGCCGGCACCTTCGAACCCCTTGGCTTCATCGTGGCCAGCATCATTACCGGCGTACCGATGGCCCGTCTCTATGGCGGCCGCTGGCTGCCGAGCGTGGTGATCATCAGCCTGATGGCGGTTGGTCTCTATCTGCTGTTCGATCGCTTGATGGATGTTCCGCTGCCCCTCGGCCTGCTCAGCGTCCTGGAGAACTGA
- a CDS encoding sensor histidine kinase translates to MHKPSSLRWRLLWNLGWLLVVLMLASGLSAYWNGREAADTAYDRTLLASARTIAAGLSQRDGSLSADVPYVALDTFAYDSAGRIYYQVNDIHQKLISGYENLPGPPPGTPRTDSYPALARFYNAKYNGQNVRVVSLLKAVSEPNMNGMAEIRVAETDEARVSMARSLAADTLLRLGMLAVGALLLVWFAVSAALRPLERLRTAVEERQPDDLRPLPLVEVQHELGPLVRALNHFTERLRGQFERQAQFIADAAHELRTPLAALKARLELGLRSNEPETWRTTLESSAQSTDRLTHLANQLLSLARVENGARAIAEGGAQLLDLSQLARELGMAMAPLAHKRGVALALEADEPVWLRGEPTLLNELLSNLVDNALAHTPSGGNVILRVTAPAVLEVEDDGPGIPLHERDRVFERFYRRNQQVAGSGLGLAIVGEICRAHLAQITLHDGEQAGLKVRVSFIAG, encoded by the coding sequence ATGCATAAGCCCAGCAGCCTGCGCTGGCGGTTGCTGTGGAACCTTGGATGGTTGCTGGTGGTGCTGATGCTCGCCAGTGGTTTGAGCGCTTACTGGAACGGTCGCGAAGCCGCCGACACCGCGTATGACCGCACGCTGCTGGCCTCGGCACGCACCATCGCTGCCGGGTTGTCGCAGCGCGATGGCAGCCTCAGCGCCGACGTGCCTTACGTGGCGCTGGATACCTTCGCCTACGACAGCGCCGGGCGCATTTACTACCAGGTCAACGACATTCACCAGAAGCTGATTTCCGGCTACGAAAATCTCCCCGGGCCACCGCCCGGCACGCCGCGCACCGACAGCTATCCGGCGCTCGCGCGCTTTTACAACGCGAAGTACAACGGCCAGAACGTGCGTGTGGTCAGTCTGCTCAAGGCAGTAAGCGAGCCGAACATGAACGGCATGGCGGAAATCCGCGTGGCTGAAACCGACGAAGCGCGGGTCAGCATGGCGCGCAGTCTGGCGGCTGACACCCTGTTGCGCCTGGGCATGCTGGCCGTGGGTGCATTGCTGCTGGTGTGGTTCGCGGTGAGTGCGGCGTTGCGCCCGCTGGAGCGGTTAAGAACCGCTGTTGAGGAACGCCAGCCCGACGACTTGCGGCCGCTGCCGCTGGTGGAAGTGCAGCATGAATTGGGACCCTTGGTCCGCGCGCTCAATCATTTCACCGAGCGTCTGCGCGGCCAGTTCGAGCGGCAGGCGCAGTTCATCGCCGATGCCGCTCACGAGTTGCGTACGCCGCTGGCCGCACTCAAGGCACGCCTGGAACTGGGCCTGCGCTCGAACGAGCCGGAGACCTGGCGCACCACCCTTGAATCGTCCGCGCAAAGCACCGATCGCCTGACCCATCTGGCCAATCAGCTGCTATCGCTGGCCCGGGTCGAAAACGGCGCGCGGGCGATTGCCGAGGGCGGCGCGCAGTTGCTCGATCTGAGTCAATTGGCCCGAGAGCTGGGCATGGCCATGGCGCCGTTGGCGCACAAGCGCGGCGTGGCGCTGGCGCTTGAAGCGGATGAACCGGTGTGGCTGCGCGGTGAGCCGACGCTGCTCAATGAGCTGCTGAGCAATCTGGTCGACAACGCGCTGGCGCATACGCCATCGGGCGGCAATGTCATTCTGCGGGTCACGGCGCCGGCGGTGCTTGAGGTTGAGGATGACGGGCCGGGCATCCCGCTGCACGAGCGTGATCGAGTGTTCGAACGGTTTTATCGGCGCAATCAGCAGGTTGCCGGTTCAGGTCTGGGCTTGGCGATTGTCGGCGAGATCTGTCGCGCTCATCTGGCGCAGATCACCTTGCATGATGGCGAGCAGGCGGGGTTGAAGGTGCGGGTCAGTTTTATTGCCGGGTAA
- a CDS encoding HDOD domain-containing protein, with translation MSELAEKVQQDLVAAIDNDDLVLPTLPEVALQIRKAAEDPEISVSDLSKVIGRDTALSARLIKVVNSPLLRAAQEVTDLHTAITRLGINYSSNLAIGLVMEQIFNARSEVVEQKMREVWRSSLEIAGVSYALCRRHTQLKPDQAALGGLVHQIGVLPILTYAEDHNELLSDAVSLTHVIEQIHPLLGEKLLRVWEFPERLVHLPLLYQDFSRDSTRIDYVDVVQVANLYCRKDTDHPFARIDPFSVPAFRKLGIDPENKQFCADLEESRSMFY, from the coding sequence ATGAGCGAACTGGCGGAAAAGGTCCAACAGGATTTGGTTGCGGCCATCGATAACGATGACCTGGTTCTGCCAACGTTGCCGGAAGTGGCCCTGCAAATTCGCAAGGCCGCCGAGGATCCGGAAATCAGCGTCAGCGATCTGAGCAAAGTCATCGGCCGCGACACCGCGCTGTCGGCGCGCCTGATCAAAGTGGTCAATAGTCCGCTGCTGCGCGCGGCGCAGGAAGTCACCGACCTGCACACCGCCATCACCCGTTTGGGCATCAACTACAGCAGCAACCTGGCGATCGGTCTGGTGATGGAGCAGATCTTCAATGCCCGCTCCGAGGTGGTCGAACAGAAGATGCGCGAAGTCTGGCGCAGCAGTCTGGAAATCGCTGGCGTCAGCTATGCGCTGTGTCGTCGTCACACTCAGCTCAAACCCGATCAGGCGGCACTCGGCGGGCTGGTGCATCAGATTGGTGTGTTGCCGATCCTGACTTACGCCGAAGACCACAATGAACTGCTCTCGGATGCGGTCAGCCTGACCCATGTGATCGAGCAGATTCACCCATTGCTCGGCGAGAAATTGCTGCGGGTGTGGGAGTTTCCCGAGCGCCTGGTGCATTTGCCGTTGCTGTATCAAGACTTCAGCCGCGACTCGACGCGCATCGATTACGTCGATGTCGTGCAGGTGGCCAATCTGTATTGCCGCAAGGACACCGACCATCCGTTTGCGCGGATTGACCCGTTTAGCGTGCCGGCGTTCAGAAAGCTCGGGATTGATCCGGAGAACAAGCAGTTTTGCGCGGATCTGGAAGAATCGCGGTCGATGTTCTACTGA